The genomic region GTCCTCATCGATGTCTGCAATGGCAAAAATACCGACGGAGAATCCCATGAAAGCCGACACGCAAACCATAATCGCGCTAAGTCGATCGGCAACCAGAGTAATTCCGAAAGGAGCCTCCCATTTTCCTACCTGAAGAGCGACTACTCCCTCAGCATCGACAACAGCGACCAACCAAATCGAAGCTCCGAAAAGTACTGCAGAGATGAACAGAGTTCCCGCCCGCTGGAACAAAATCGACTTCGCACCAGCGAGAAGGAGGATCGCTCCAATCAAGGGAACCAAGAGTGGAAGAACGAGAACCAGACCACTCATGTATCCGTCTGGTCAAAGGCGTTGATATCATCGGCCCCCACCGCTTCATGAGCGCGGTGAACAAGCGATACGAAAAAGGCCACCAGACCGAACCCGATGACAATTGCGGTCAGAACCATCGCCTGCGGAAGCGGATCGGCAATGGGTCCATCCGGGACTACCGCCCCTTCCGGAACAAGAGGTGGGCTTCCAGCCAAGAGACCACCTGCCGTAAACACCAGGAGATTCGCACCCTGACTCAAAAGGATCAAACCGAACACCAGTTTTACAATGCTCCGTCTCAGCAGGCAGTAGAGACCACACCCGAAGAGCAGGCCGATAAAAAGTGCGAGCAGGATCTCAATCATCTGTCTCCTCCCCTCTGGGCTCTGCCAACGCAGATAGACTGAAAACAGACTGCAAGGTGAATCCAATCACCACGAAATACACTCCAACGTCGAAGAGAACGGGAGTTCCCAGATGAACTTTGCCGACTAGAGGAAGAGAGAATTCCGGAAGCCAGAGGCCCACCATGAAACTCTCACCCGCGACAAATCCCAGAATTCCACTAAACACGGATATGCTCAGACCGACTATGAGCAAAGTGACCGGAGAGAATTTTAGTCGCCTGGCCGCCGCTTCCATAGATTCCCCAAGTGCGAAAAGAATGAAGGCACAGGCTGCGAGAAGACCTCCAATAAACCCTCCTCCCGGAAGATTGTGGCCGCGATAGAGTTCGATCAACGAGAGGACCAGAAGAGCCGGAAACAGGATATGCCCGGCTTGCTTAAGAATGAACGAGTTCATCGTTCCGCCTCCTTCTTACGGAAAACCCTTCGCCCAATCATCGCGGCCACTCCCAATGCCGCTATCGAAAGCACGGTAATTTCGCCCAAGGTGTCCAAGGCACGGAAATCGACCAAGATTACGTTCACAATGTCTCTT from Verrucomicrobiota bacterium harbors:
- a CDS encoding Na+/H+ antiporter subunit C, with the translated sequence MEILLALFIGLLFGCGLYCLLRRSIVKLVFGLILLSQGANLLVFTAGGLLAGSPPLVPEGAVVPDGPIADPLPQAMVLTAIVIGFGLVAFFVSLVHRAHEAVGADDINAFDQTDT
- a CDS encoding MnhB domain-containing protein, with the protein product MNSFILKQAGHILFPALLVLSLIELYRGHNLPGGGFIGGLLAACAFILFALGESMEAAARRLKFSPVTLLIVGLSISVFSGILGFVAGESFMVGLWLPEFSLPLVGKVHLGTPVLFDVGVYFVVIGFTLQSVFSLSALAEPRGEETDD